A single window of Chloroflexota bacterium DNA harbors:
- a CDS encoding cupin domain-containing protein gives MDIFEMADLISEQGELGERYLEFFTADTDTLSLGLYVLPAGDDDPQQPHTEDEIYYVVSGSGMLRVGDEDRQVRAGMVVFVETAAPHKFHSITETLTLLVVFAPPRRSRA, from the coding sequence ATGGACATATTTGAAATGGCAGACCTCATATCGGAGCAAGGCGAACTCGGCGAGCGCTACCTCGAATTCTTCACTGCGGACACGGACACACTGAGCCTCGGACTGTATGTGCTGCCTGCCGGTGACGACGACCCGCAGCAGCCGCACACTGAGGACGAAATCTACTATGTCGTCAGCGGCTCGGGCATGCTTCGCGTCGGAGACGAAGACAGGCAAGTGCGGGCGGGGATGGTCGTGTTCGTGGAAACGGCGGCGCCGCACAAGTTCCACTCCATCACGGAGACGCTGACGCTGTTGGTCGTCTTCGCGCCGCCTCGTCGCTCAAGGGCGTAG
- a CDS encoding SMC family ATPase: MIPLKLSVKNFMCYRDDVPALHFDSIHVACLCGDNGHGKTALLDAITWALWGVARATPTGTGSINALRMADLMHMGQTDMSVELDFTASDQLYRVVRRHTVGVRGKNSRTTLELQIATDDGGETFRSISRNTVRETGIRISEILNMDFKTFVNTAYLAQGQADLFTTSTPTERKKCLAEVLDLSYYQRLSDDANTRSRSLRSDMQQALTAINLHSEETARKPEYEQRLAAVNAAIAETTPQAASQRKQVECLRAEVQRLQSLQTEFATLEQRVKSAQADARTLRQRVVADEGRADNYRKTIANAPQIVQGYDALQSAQSEIARLDTALSQKSSLDSRRAALAQAIALQEERISSTRRTLRQRISAELEPRANRLTQIKEQQEALLQRHATLAKQSGAVERQRKDAAGIDTSIRTLTQDNERLMAQMQDTRRKFDMLEQGDAICPLCNQPLGADGQQHLRAEYQRTGVESKAAYSENAIRIDALTNKGKRAAAEVAALEAKHNSSSRALAAEDANLKRDEQDSLQAQEDLAAARTALTDTERALKDKAFAQNERNELAGLETTIAALEYDAEAHQQVRKNVSELRQFDAAHHALNEAQANLPAVDEALHTTRQMLAERQADIEAANERMSALTQDLESLPSLTTALSAAVSQSEQLADELRRAEIERGVLESNISRCEDLEKQISALRQEHKRLARDKSIYDELTVAFGKNGIQALVIESAIPQLQDDANAILGRVTDNRMSLKLELDESTSERLEIRIGDELGTRDYLTFSGGEAFRINFALRIALSRLLARRSGAPLPVLFIDEGFGSQDRSGQERLTEAIQSIQDEFEKIIVITHIEQMKEAFPVRIEVRKSERGSTFAVV; this comes from the coding sequence GTGATCCCCCTCAAACTCAGCGTCAAGAATTTTATGTGCTACCGCGACGACGTGCCGGCGCTGCACTTTGATAGCATCCATGTCGCTTGTCTTTGCGGCGATAATGGGCACGGCAAGACGGCGCTGCTCGATGCTATCACTTGGGCGCTCTGGGGCGTTGCGCGCGCCACTCCTACCGGCACGGGCAGCATCAATGCGCTCCGAATGGCGGACCTGATGCACATGGGGCAGACCGACATGAGCGTGGAATTGGACTTCACGGCGAGCGACCAACTCTACCGCGTCGTCCGCAGGCACACCGTCGGCGTGCGCGGCAAGAACAGCCGCACAACTCTCGAACTACAGATTGCGACCGACGACGGCGGCGAGACTTTTCGCTCTATCAGTCGCAATACCGTCAGGGAGACCGGCATCCGTATCAGCGAAATCCTGAATATGGATTTCAAGACATTCGTCAACACCGCGTATCTCGCGCAGGGTCAGGCGGACCTGTTCACCACCAGCACGCCCACGGAGCGCAAGAAATGCCTCGCCGAAGTGCTGGATTTGTCTTACTATCAGCGTCTGTCCGATGACGCCAACACGCGCAGTCGCAGCCTGCGGAGCGATATGCAGCAGGCACTCACCGCGATCAACCTGCACTCGGAAGAGACCGCGCGCAAGCCTGAATACGAGCAGCGTCTCGCCGCTGTGAACGCCGCAATCGCGGAAACCACGCCGCAAGCGGCATCGCAGCGCAAGCAGGTCGAATGCCTTCGCGCCGAAGTGCAAAGACTGCAATCGCTCCAAACAGAGTTCGCCACCCTTGAGCAGCGTGTGAAATCGGCGCAAGCAGACGCCCGCACGCTGCGGCAACGGGTAGTTGCCGACGAAGGGCGAGCCGACAATTACCGCAAGACCATCGCCAATGCGCCGCAGATTGTGCAAGGCTACGACGCGCTCCAATCGGCGCAGTCTGAGATCGCAAGGCTGGACACAGCGCTATCACAGAAGAGCAGCTTAGACTCGCGGCGTGCGGCGCTCGCGCAGGCGATTGCCCTGCAGGAAGAGCGCATCTCATCGACGCGGCGCACATTGCGGCAGCGCATTTCTGCCGAGCTGGAACCGCGCGCCAATCGCCTGACGCAGATTAAGGAACAACAGGAGGCGCTGCTACAGCGACACGCTACACTCGCAAAACAGTCGGGTGCCGTCGAACGGCAGCGCAAGGACGCGGCTGGCATCGACACCAGCATCCGGACGCTCACGCAGGACAACGAGCGGCTGATGGCGCAGATGCAGGACACGCGCCGCAAGTTCGATATGCTTGAACAAGGCGATGCCATCTGCCCGCTGTGCAACCAGCCGCTCGGCGCGGACGGGCAGCAGCATCTCCGCGCCGAATACCAGCGCACGGGAGTTGAAAGCAAGGCGGCGTACAGCGAGAACGCCATACGAATCGACGCGCTCACGAACAAGGGGAAGAGGGCCGCCGCAGAAGTCGCCGCTTTGGAAGCGAAGCACAATTCCTCAAGCCGCGCGCTCGCGGCGGAAGACGCGAACTTGAAGCGCGACGAACAGGACTCGCTACAAGCGCAGGAAGACTTGGCTGCCGCGCGCACAGCACTCACGGACACGGAACGCGCGCTGAAAGACAAGGCGTTCGCGCAGAACGAACGCAACGAACTCGCCGGGTTGGAAACGACCATAGCCGCGCTGGAATACGACGCGGAGGCGCACCAGCAAGTGCGCAAGAATGTCAGCGAACTGCGGCAGTTTGACGCGGCGCATCACGCGCTCAATGAGGCGCAGGCGAATCTTCCCGCCGTCGATGAGGCGCTGCACACCACGCGGCAGATGCTCGCCGAGCGCCAAGCAGACATCGAAGCCGCGAACGAGCGAATGTCCGCTTTGACACAAGACTTGGAATCGCTGCCCTCGCTCACGACCGCGCTGTCCGCCGCCGTATCGCAGAGTGAACAATTGGCGGACGAACTGCGGCGCGCCGAGATAGAACGCGGCGTGCTTGAAAGCAACATCAGCCGCTGCGAGGATTTGGAAAAGCAGATAAGCGCTTTGCGGCAAGAGCACAAACGCCTAGCCCGCGACAAGAGCATCTACGACGAGCTGACCGTGGCGTTCGGCAAGAACGGCATACAGGCGCTCGTCATCGAGAGCGCTATCCCGCAGCTGCAAGACGACGCCAACGCGATTTTGGGTCGCGTTACGGACAACCGCATGAGCTTGAAGTTGGAGCTGGACGAGAGCACATCGGAGCGGCTGGAGATCCGCATCGGGGACGAACTCGGCACGCGCGACTACCTGACATTCAGCGGCGGAGAGGCGTTTCGCATCAACTTCGCGCTGCGCATTGCGCTGTCTCGACTGCTCGCGAGACGCTCCGGCGCGCCGCTGCCTGTGCTCTTCATAGACGAAGGCTTCGGCTCGCAAGACAGGTCTGGACAAGAGCGCCTGACGGAGGCAATCCAATCGATCCAGGACGAATTCGAGAAAATAATCGTCATCACGCACATCGAGCAGATGAAAGAAGCCTTCCCCGTCCGCATCGAAGTGCGCAAGAGCGAGCGCGGGTCCACATTTGCGGTGGTGTGA
- a CDS encoding 3-oxoacid CoA-transferase subunit B, with product MAATEEKYRLDREIIAMRVAKELQDCDVVNLGIGIPSLCSQFVPEGRDVLYHSESGVMNFGPMAEEGEEDVDLTNASGHFLAWHPGMSFFHSADAFAMIRGGHIDVTVLGALQVSASGDLANWMLPERGVGNVGGAMDLAVGARRVIVAMEHTDRSGGSKVVQECTYPLTGKGCVDLIVTDIAVMEITADGLVLREIAPGWTAEEVQAATDADLIISPDLQEIEL from the coding sequence ATGGCAGCAACGGAAGAGAAGTACAGGCTGGACAGGGAAATCATCGCTATGCGCGTGGCGAAGGAGTTGCAAGACTGCGATGTGGTGAACCTCGGCATCGGCATACCTTCGTTGTGCTCGCAGTTTGTGCCGGAAGGACGCGATGTGCTGTATCACAGCGAGAGCGGCGTGATGAACTTCGGCCCGATGGCGGAGGAGGGTGAAGAGGATGTTGATCTGACGAACGCGAGCGGGCATTTTCTGGCGTGGCATCCGGGAATGTCGTTCTTCCACTCCGCGGACGCATTCGCGATGATTCGCGGCGGGCACATCGATGTAACCGTGCTTGGCGCGCTGCAAGTATCGGCGTCCGGCGACCTCGCGAACTGGATGCTGCCCGAGCGTGGCGTTGGCAATGTGGGCGGCGCTATGGACCTCGCCGTTGGCGCGCGGCGCGTCATCGTCGCGATGGAACACACCGACCGCAGCGGCGGGTCGAAAGTCGTGCAAGAGTGTACCTACCCGCTAACCGGCAAAGGCTGCGTCGATCTGATAGTTACGGACATCGCCGTGATGGAAATAACCGCCGACGGCTTGGTGCTGCGCGAAATCGCGCCCGGATGGACTGCGGAAGAAGTGCAAGCCGCCACGGACGCCGACTTAATAATATCGCCGGATTTGCAAGAGATTGAGCTGTAG
- a CDS encoding MFS transporter: MASRIANFAIPKVRQFFKLMLSPTSHPDGIERTSLRGWIVLMLCQLQLSSLRLSSFVLGVLLPFIAQDLALSPVQVGLLQGVWWVTAAVALLPFGVWFSRYRPVSITWLSMLVVAPVLLLQGLANGFLMLFVARFLAVLFHSLTIAVRPLLFHQWAERRQYALINAVGLSLHSLLLAIAVSAGALLIVWLGSWRSAYYLQAAFVAAQAIAFVLVARESKAPAQDIDDALQNQPTNPLSALRKYKQGWLIAITMFSLASVWTGIVTFLPTLLQEDRGIEITLGGPLLGFLYYGLIPGALAGGWVNWKFSNRRVLLAVPALLNVLLALAIVLTTDTMLLALAITALGLVWIAVPALEMLPFEFDDIRPREVAAVSALIAMFAGLGFAAGPIIVGVVAELSGGLQTGLVVMALTSGIGVIAGLLYPPSRGD; the protein is encoded by the coding sequence ATGGCTTCGAGAATCGCCAATTTCGCTATTCCGAAAGTTCGCCAGTTCTTTAAATTAATGCTATCTCCAACTTCGCATCCTGACGGCATAGAACGCACATCCCTGCGAGGGTGGATCGTGCTGATGCTGTGCCAACTGCAGCTGAGCAGCCTGCGCCTATCGTCGTTCGTGCTGGGTGTGCTGCTGCCGTTTATCGCGCAAGACCTCGCGCTTAGTCCGGTGCAAGTCGGGTTGCTGCAAGGCGTGTGGTGGGTTACGGCGGCGGTTGCGCTGCTGCCGTTCGGCGTCTGGTTCTCGCGCTACCGTCCCGTCTCAATTACTTGGCTTTCGATGCTTGTGGTCGCGCCCGTGCTGCTTCTGCAAGGGCTTGCGAACGGCTTCCTTATGCTGTTCGTGGCGCGTTTTCTGGCGGTTCTGTTCCACTCGCTCACGATAGCCGTGCGCCCGCTGCTGTTCCATCAATGGGCAGAAAGGCGGCAGTATGCCCTAATCAACGCGGTCGGCTTGTCGTTGCACAGCCTGCTGCTTGCTATCGCGGTCAGCGCCGGCGCGCTGCTGATAGTCTGGCTCGGAAGCTGGCGAAGCGCATACTACCTGCAGGCGGCATTCGTCGCAGCTCAGGCGATTGCCTTCGTTCTCGTCGCGCGTGAGAGCAAGGCACCGGCGCAGGACATCGACGATGCCCTGCAAAACCAGCCGACTAATCCCCTATCGGCGCTGCGAAAATACAAGCAAGGTTGGCTAATCGCGATAACGATGTTCTCGCTGGCATCGGTGTGGACGGGCATCGTAACATTCCTGCCCACGCTGCTGCAGGAAGACAGAGGCATCGAAATAACGCTGGGCGGACCTCTGCTGGGTTTCCTGTATTACGGCCTGATACCCGGCGCGCTTGCGGGCGGATGGGTAAACTGGAAGTTCAGCAATCGGCGGGTGCTGCTTGCCGTTCCCGCGCTGCTGAATGTGCTGCTTGCGCTCGCCATCGTGCTGACAACCGACACGATGCTGCTGGCTCTGGCGATTACGGCGCTGGGCTTGGTGTGGATAGCAGTGCCCGCGCTAGAGATGCTGCCGTTCGAGTTCGACGACATACGCCCGCGTGAAGTGGCGGCAGTAAGTGCGCTGATAGCCATGTTCGCGGGCTTGGGTTTTGCAGCGGGCCCCATTATCGTGGGCGTGGTCGCTGAGTTAAGCGGCGGATTGCAGACGGGTCTCGTGGTGATGGCGCTAACATCGGGAATTGGCGTAATCGCGGGCTTGCTATATCCTCCATCGCGCGGGGATTAG
- a CDS encoding DUF1640 domain-containing protein yields MAVSTFDTLRIANALKDAGFDDEQAKAIVVAIQDSLGENLVTKSEHAAGLSDMKLAIAELRADMHRSFWVLGGGLVMIMVALFTLFELL; encoded by the coding sequence ATGGCTGTTTCCACTTTCGACACGCTGCGCATAGCCAATGCCCTAAAGGATGCGGGCTTCGATGATGAACAAGCTAAGGCAATCGTCGTCGCCATTCAGGATTCGCTCGGCGAAAATCTTGTAACCAAATCCGAGCATGCCGCTGGGCTATCCGACATGAAATTGGCGATAGCCGAGTTGCGCGCGGATATGCACCGTTCATTTTGGGTGTTGGGCGGCGGGTTGGTGATGATAATGGTCGCGCTGTTCACCCTGTTCGAATTGCTCTGA
- a CDS encoding fumarylacetoacetate hydrolase family protein produces the protein MKLVFFDDFKLGALKGDSVVDLSDAASHIPHVRPQDILSGLIADFDTHKPHIEQALANSDGVPLDSVRLRSPAPGPLNIICMAVNYMENGTRSELAPINAFNKSPNAVIGDGDTILLPDVGATIFEHEAELGLVISKPAWQVKAEDAYDYIFGYINFIDVSARGIPAFYQMKSRETFAPMGPYLVTADEIADPQSLPVKLWVNDRLCQDFNTDDMAHKIPRVIEWVTSVHSLGPGDVVATGTNHFGLSAIQDGDTIDMEVEGLGKMHLNVRDDLKRTWGRETRHEWESAGNEGTTPQLTGKYA, from the coding sequence ATGAAACTGGTATTCTTCGACGACTTTAAGCTGGGCGCGCTCAAAGGCGACAGTGTAGTTGACCTATCGGACGCGGCGAGCCACATCCCGCATGTCCGCCCGCAGGACATCCTGTCAGGGCTGATAGCCGACTTCGACACGCACAAGCCGCACATCGAGCAGGCGCTCGCCAACAGCGACGGCGTGCCATTGGACAGCGTCCGCTTGCGCTCGCCCGCGCCGGGGCCTCTTAACATCATCTGTATGGCAGTGAACTACATGGAGAACGGCACGCGCTCTGAGCTTGCGCCTATAAACGCCTTCAACAAGTCGCCGAACGCAGTGATAGGCGACGGCGATACTATCCTACTGCCGGATGTGGGCGCAACGATATTCGAGCATGAGGCGGAGCTTGGGCTGGTCATCAGCAAGCCCGCGTGGCAGGTCAAGGCGGAAGACGCCTACGACTACATCTTCGGCTACATCAACTTCATCGACGTGTCCGCGCGCGGGATTCCGGCGTTCTACCAGATGAAATCACGCGAGACCTTCGCGCCGATGGGTCCGTATCTCGTGACCGCGGACGAAATCGCCGATCCGCAAAGTCTGCCCGTCAAGCTGTGGGTCAACGACCGTCTCTGCCAAGACTTCAACACCGACGACATGGCGCACAAGATCCCGCGCGTAATCGAGTGGGTAACATCCGTGCACTCGCTCGGACCGGGCGATGTGGTGGCGACCGGCACGAACCACTTCGGCCTGAGCGCGATACAAGACGGCGACACTATCGACATGGAAGTCGAGGGGCTGGGCAAGATGCACCTAAATGTGCGGGACGACCTGAAGCGCACCTGGGGTAGGGAGACGCGCCACGAGTGGGAGTCAGCCGGCAACGAAGGCACCACCCCGCAGCTGACGGGGAAGTATGCGTAG
- a CDS encoding GNAT family N-acetyltransferase: protein MTNISVRDATRADINRIAGFQQAMAMETEGRTLDADTIRLGVTAVFDDPLKGFYIVAVADEADGDAGGDSDDNDDTGKVVGSLLITYEWSDWSAATWWWIQSVYVDAAWRRKGIYRTLYEHILAMTDGRDDICGIRLYVERTNTVAQQTYGALGMSHSHYDMYEIVF, encoded by the coding sequence ATGACGAACATAAGCGTGCGCGACGCAACTCGCGCGGACATAAACCGAATCGCCGGGTTTCAGCAGGCGATGGCGATGGAAACGGAAGGCAGAACGCTCGACGCCGACACCATACGGCTCGGCGTTACGGCGGTGTTCGACGACCCGTTGAAGGGCTTTTACATCGTCGCTGTCGCGGATGAAGCGGACGGGGATGCGGGCGGCGATTCAGACGATAATGACGATACGGGCAAGGTCGTGGGCAGTCTGCTCATCACATACGAGTGGAGCGATTGGAGCGCGGCGACTTGGTGGTGGATTCAGAGTGTGTATGTCGATGCGGCTTGGCGGCGCAAGGGCATCTATCGCACGCTGTACGAGCACATTCTCGCAATGACCGATGGGCGCGACGATATTTGCGGCATTCGCCTGTATGTCGAACGCACGAACACTGTGGCGCAGCAAACCTACGGCGCGCTCGGCATGAGCCACTCGCATTACGACATGTACGAGATTGTCTTCTAG
- a CDS encoding 3-oxoacid CoA-transferase subunit A, whose translation MAINKVVASFDDAVADIPDGATLMIDGFAGPGGTPQNLIRALRDHGARDLTIISNTAGLASVIGFGTIPGDRPIDIGILVDNEQIKKVVASFPVSPSPSRPTSYERAYREGKVELELVPQGTLAERIRAGGAGIPAFYTPTAAGTLLAEGKETRDFDGKPHVLEHALKADYALLRAYKADPLGNIVYRGTSRNFNGVMATAARTTIMEVDEVVNVGDIDGHGVHTPAIYVNRIVKI comes from the coding sequence ATGGCGATAAATAAAGTTGTGGCGTCCTTCGACGATGCGGTTGCGGATATTCCCGACGGCGCGACTCTGATGATAGACGGCTTCGCGGGACCGGGCGGTACGCCGCAAAATCTCATCCGCGCGCTGCGAGACCACGGCGCGCGCGATCTAACGATTATCAGCAACACGGCAGGGCTTGCGAGCGTCATCGGCTTCGGCACGATACCCGGCGACCGCCCGATAGACATCGGTATCCTCGTGGACAATGAGCAAATCAAGAAGGTCGTGGCGTCGTTCCCCGTGTCGCCGTCGCCATCGCGCCCGACATCGTATGAACGCGCGTACAGAGAAGGCAAGGTCGAGCTGGAACTCGTCCCCCAGGGGACGCTCGCGGAGCGCATACGCGCCGGCGGCGCCGGCATACCGGCGTTCTACACGCCCACAGCCGCCGGCACGCTGCTCGCCGAGGGCAAGGAGACGCGCGATTTCGACGGCAAGCCGCATGTGCTGGAACACGCGCTCAAGGCGGACTACGCGCTGCTGCGGGCGTACAAGGCAGACCCGCTTGGTAACATCGTTTATCGAGGCACATCACGCAACTTCAACGGCGTCATGGCGACCGCCGCGCGCACGACCATCATGGAAGTTGACGAAGTGGTGAATGTCGGCGACATAGACGGGCACGGCGTCCACACGCCCGCGATATATGTCAACCGTATCGTCAAGATATAA
- the carB gene encoding carbamoyl-phosphate synthase large subunit translates to MNEKPSKVLVIGSGPIVIGQAAEFDYAGTQACKSLREEGVTTVLVNSNPATIMTDEDIADIVYIEPLTVEVLTRIIAAERPDGVLPTLGGQTGLNLAVDLADAGVLEKYDVRLLGTPLATIRNAEDRELFRQLLADIGEPVLPSAIVESMEEAHEALKTLPLPLVVRPAYTLGGTGGGICHTMDEFNTIVASGLAASPISQVLLERSLIGWKEIEYEVMRDAADNCITICNMENIDPMGVHTGDSIVVAPSQTLSDKEYQLLRSVSLKIIRALGIEGGCNIQMALAPGDVVSETLPDGGGRDNEYYIIEVNPRVSRSSALASKATGYPIARVAAKIAVGKRLDEIPNAVTQQTVAAFEPALDYCVVKIPRWPFDKFPAGDRSITTQMKATGEVMAIDRSFEAAFQKAVRSLEITNRDILWEGEGWRLGDADAAQNGAERASGGDTDAMLEGLNGARLPLNPNDERLWALLYTLRRGVSPEALSRATGIDPWFTRAFQNIALMEEELLSSHLDADRLWRAKRLGFSDVKIGELTDRTAQQIRDLRHEWDLRPVYKMVDTCAAEFEALTPYFYSTYEEENEAIPMNTGKALVVGSGPIRIGQGIEFDYCSVHAAWALDEEGVSSIMANSNPETVSTDFDTSDRLYFEPLDEESVLDILENEALTEDGSELDFPPSIVQFGGQTAINLSQTLDSVEMPILGSTARSIDIASDRHLFEEFLARTGIPNPPGAAVSNLEQALNVAQRVGYPVLVRPSYVLGGRAMEIVQNATELVRYMTHAFEAGMGRRVLIDKYFEGREVEVDAVCDGENVLIPGIMEHVERAGVHSGDSMAIYPGLTLTEAEVDTIVDYTTRIGRALQVKGLMNIQYVVVGGQAYRSPATGGAIGNQDTQVFVIEVNPRASRTIPFISKVTGVPMIRLAIKAMLGKSITEAGYEGGLWKRQKLVAVKAPVFSMSKLSGVDTYLGPEMKSTGEVMGIDEDFSSAVAKALIASGMMLPEQGSILLTIADRDKADAVPMIRQLADAGYTLFATEGTARLIHGLGIDAFAIPKAHTGEHPNTVDIIADGTVSAVVNTIEGDRESLEDGFEIRRAGVDRRIPCFTSLDTARAAVESLIGGAANYSIKPLPEYRNRS, encoded by the coding sequence GTGAACGAAAAACCTTCCAAAGTCCTTGTCATCGGGTCGGGGCCCATCGTTATTGGGCAGGCGGCAGAGTTCGACTACGCCGGCACTCAGGCGTGCAAGTCGCTGCGCGAAGAAGGCGTTACCACCGTGCTGGTGAACTCCAACCCAGCCACGATTATGACGGACGAAGACATCGCCGATATCGTGTACATCGAGCCGCTGACGGTCGAAGTGCTAACGCGCATTATCGCCGCGGAGCGTCCGGACGGCGTGCTGCCCACGCTCGGCGGACAGACAGGACTCAACCTCGCCGTGGACCTCGCGGACGCCGGCGTGCTCGAAAAGTACGATGTGCGCCTGCTCGGTACTCCCCTAGCGACCATCCGCAACGCAGAAGACCGCGAGCTGTTCAGGCAGCTGCTGGCGGACATCGGCGAGCCGGTGCTGCCCAGCGCAATCGTCGAATCTATGGAAGAGGCGCACGAAGCGCTCAAGACGCTGCCGCTGCCGCTGGTCGTGCGCCCGGCGTACACACTTGGCGGCACGGGCGGCGGCATTTGCCACACGATGGACGAGTTCAACACCATCGTCGCAAGCGGTCTAGCCGCAAGCCCCATCAGTCAGGTTCTGCTGGAACGTTCGCTCATCGGCTGGAAGGAAATCGAGTACGAGGTGATGCGCGACGCCGCCGACAACTGCATCACCATCTGCAATATGGAGAACATTGACCCGATGGGCGTGCATACCGGCGACAGCATCGTGGTCGCGCCCAGTCAGACGCTCTCCGACAAGGAATACCAGCTGCTGCGTTCTGTCAGCCTGAAAATAATCCGCGCGCTTGGCATCGAAGGCGGCTGTAACATACAGATGGCGCTCGCGCCGGGCGATGTTGTCAGCGAGACGCTGCCCGACGGCGGCGGCAGGGACAACGAATACTACATCATCGAGGTAAACCCGCGCGTCAGCCGCAGTTCTGCGCTGGCAAGCAAGGCGACAGGCTATCCCATCGCACGTGTCGCTGCGAAGATCGCCGTGGGAAAGCGCCTCGACGAAATCCCTAACGCCGTAACGCAGCAGACTGTCGCCGCGTTCGAGCCCGCGCTCGACTACTGCGTGGTGAAGATTCCACGCTGGCCATTCGACAAGTTCCCGGCGGGCGACCGTTCCATCACCACGCAGATGAAGGCGACCGGCGAGGTGATGGCTATCGACCGCTCGTTTGAGGCGGCGTTCCAAAAGGCGGTGCGCTCGCTGGAAATCACCAACCGCGACATACTCTGGGAAGGCGAAGGCTGGCGTCTCGGCGATGCTGATGCGGCGCAGAATGGCGCGGAACGGGCGAGCGGCGGCGACACTGATGCAATGCTGGAAGGGCTGAACGGCGCGCGGCTGCCGCTGAACCCGAACGACGAACGCCTGTGGGCACTGCTGTACACACTGCGGCGCGGCGTCAGCCCGGAAGCGCTCTCGCGCGCGACCGGCATCGACCCCTGGTTCACGCGCGCGTTCCAGAACATCGCGCTGATGGAAGAAGAACTGCTGTCTTCGCACTTGGACGCGGACAGGCTCTGGCGCGCGAAGCGGCTCGGCTTTTCGGATGTAAAGATTGGCGAGCTGACCGACCGCACCGCGCAGCAAATCCGCGACCTGCGCCACGAGTGGGACCTGCGTCCCGTGTACAAGATGGTGGATACCTGCGCCGCCGAGTTCGAAGCGCTCACGCCCTACTTCTACAGCACATACGAAGAAGAGAACGAAGCCATACCGATGAACACGGGCAAGGCGCTCGTAGTGGGCAGCGGGCCGATACGCATCGGGCAGGGCATCGAGTTCGACTACTGCTCTGTGCACGCGGCTTGGGCGCTCGACGAAGAGGGCGTCTCCAGCATCATGGCGAACTCCAATCCGGAGACCGTATCGACCGACTTCGACACCAGCGACCGCCTGTACTTCGAGCCGCTTGACGAAGAGAGCGTGCTGGACATTCTGGAAAACGAAGCGCTCACCGAAGACGGCTCCGAGTTGGACTTCCCGCCTTCCATCGTGCAGTTCGGTGGACAGACGGCGATCAACCTATCGCAGACGCTCGACAGCGTGGAGATGCCGATACTGGGATCTACGGCGCGTTCCATCGACATCGCGTCCGACCGCCACCTGTTCGAGGAGTTTTTAGCGAGAACGGGCATCCCCAATCCACCAGGCGCGGCGGTCAGCAACCTGGAACAAGCGCTGAATGTCGCGCAGCGCGTGGGATACCCTGTGCTGGTGCGCCCGAGTTATGTGCTGGGCGGCAGGGCGATGGAAATCGTGCAGAATGCCACCGAGCTTGTGCGCTACATGACGCACGCATTCGAGGCGGGAATGGGCAGGCGCGTGCTGATTGACAAGTACTTCGAGGGACGCGAAGTAGAAGTGGATGCCGTGTGCGACGGCGAGAATGTGCTCATTCCCGGCATTATGGAGCATGTAGAACGCGCCGGTGTACACAGCGGCGACTCCATGGCGATATACCCGGGCCTGACACTGACCGAGGCTGAGGTTGACACAATCGTCGATTACACCACGCGCATCGGCCGCGCGCTGCAAGTCAAGGGGCTGATGAACATCCAGTATGTCGTGGTCGGCGGGCAGGCGTATCGCAGCCCTGCGACAGGCGGCGCAATCGGCAATCAGGACACTCAGGTGTTCGTCATAGAGGTGAACCCGCGCGCCAGCCGTACCATACCGTTCATATCTAAGGTAACGGGTGTGCCGATGATTAGGCTCGCGATAAAGGCGATGCTGGGCAAAAGCATCACTGAAGCGGGCTATGAAGGCGGCTTGTGGAAGAGGCAGAAGCTAGTCGCGGTGAAGGCGCCGGTGTTCTCAATGTCTAAGCTATCCGGCGTGGACACATATCTTGGGCCGGAGATGAAATCGACCGGCGAGGTGATGGGCATAGACGAGGATTTCTCGTCGGCGGTGGCGAAGGCGCTGATAGCGTCAGGCATGATGCTGCCGGAACAAGGCTCGATACTACTGACAATCGCGGACAGGGACAAGGCAGACGCCGTGCCGATGATACGCCAACTCGCGGATGCGGGCTACACGCTGTTCGCCACGGAAGGCACGGCGCGGCTGATTCACGGGCTTGGCATAGACGCCTTTGCCATACCGAAGGCGCACACCGGCGAGCATCCCAACACGGTGGACATCATCGCGGACGGCACAGTATCGGCGGTGGTAAATACAATTGAAGGCGACCGCGAATCGCTAGAAGACGGCTTCGAGATACGCCGCGCCGGCGTGGACCGCCGCATCCCCTGCTTCACATCGCTAGACACCGCCCGCGCCGCCGTAGAAAGCCTGATAGGGGGAGCGGCGAATTACAGCATTAAGCCGCTGCCGGAGTATCGCAACAGGTCGTGA